The following are from one region of the Acidobacteriota bacterium genome:
- a CDS encoding dipeptidase: MPTKFVALCSLVILPIALVAFQQAAEKPDPLVAKAMAIHKDAITLDTHVDIGGADYATPALDPGAPTSRLKCDLTKMEKGGLKGVFLAVYVGQGPLDAAGYARAHEQAMVKFAALKRLTEQMYPNRCAFATSPADVERIAKTGKRVIMTGVENGYPMGMDLANVKKFYDLGARYITLSHSGNNQLADSSGSREPLHNGLSALGRQVVAEMNRLGMMIDVSHIAEKSFWDVIALTKAPIIASHSGSKALADVDRNLTDDQLKALTKNGGVIQTVALASFLKMDDPARTAAIAKLREEIGLPARGGRGAGGGRGGAGAAAGAAAEVVGRRAAAAPMTDEQRAEYEKKMALLEERMKDVDAKFPPASLKDFVDHIDHAVKVAGIDHVGIGTDFDGGGGIAGFNDDTDAPNVTIELVRRGYTEEQIKKIWGGNLLRVWRDVENVAAKLQKTR; the protein is encoded by the coding sequence ATGCCGACCAAGTTCGTTGCCCTCTGTAGTCTTGTGATTCTGCCCATCGCGCTCGTTGCGTTCCAGCAGGCCGCCGAGAAACCGGATCCTCTCGTCGCCAAAGCGATGGCCATCCACAAGGACGCCATCACGCTTGACACCCATGTGGACATCGGCGGCGCGGACTACGCCACGCCGGCGCTCGATCCCGGCGCGCCGACGAGCCGGTTGAAGTGCGATTTGACGAAGATGGAGAAGGGCGGCCTCAAAGGGGTGTTCCTGGCCGTATACGTCGGACAGGGGCCACTGGACGCCGCCGGGTACGCGCGGGCGCATGAGCAGGCGATGGTCAAGTTTGCTGCGCTCAAGCGCCTGACCGAACAGATGTATCCGAACCGCTGCGCGTTTGCCACCTCGCCCGCCGATGTCGAACGGATTGCCAAGACGGGCAAGCGGGTGATTATGACCGGCGTCGAGAACGGCTACCCAATGGGAATGGACCTGGCCAACGTCAAGAAGTTCTACGACCTCGGGGCGCGGTACATCACGCTGTCGCACAGTGGCAATAACCAGCTGGCCGATTCGTCCGGGTCCCGCGAGCCGCTTCACAACGGTCTGTCCGCGTTGGGTCGCCAAGTCGTGGCCGAAATGAACCGTCTCGGCATGATGATCGACGTGTCGCACATCGCTGAGAAGTCGTTCTGGGACGTGATCGCTCTCACAAAGGCGCCGATCATCGCGTCGCATTCCGGCAGCAAGGCGCTCGCCGACGTCGACCGCAATCTCACCGACGACCAGCTCAAGGCCCTGACGAAGAACGGCGGCGTCATCCAGACCGTGGCGCTGGCCAGCTTCCTGAAGATGGATGATCCGGCCCGGACCGCAGCCATCGCGAAACTGCGTGAGGAAATCGGGCTGCCGGCCCGTGGCGGGCGCGGCGCTGGCGGTGGTCGTGGCGGTGCGGGAGCAGCGGCGGGTGCGGCAGCGGAGGTCGTCGGTCGTCGGGCCGCGGCGGCGCCGATGACTGACGAGCAGCGCGCCGAGTACGAGAAGAAGATGGCGCTGCTCGAGGAACGGATGAAGGACGTTGATGCGAAGTTCCCGCCGGCGTCGCTCAAGGACTTCGTCGATCACATCGACCACGCGGTCAAGGTTGCCGGCATCGATCACGTGGGCATTGGCACCGACTTCGATGGCGGCGGCGGCATCGCCGGGTTCAACGACGACACCGACGCGCCCAATGTGACAATCGAGTTGGTGAGGCGCGGCTATACCGAAGAGCAGATCAAGAAGATCTGGGGAGGCAACCTGCTGCGTGTCTGGCGCGACGTGGAGAACGTCGCGGCGAAGCTGCAGAAGACCAGGTAG
- a CDS encoding Zn-dependent hydrolase, producing MPVSLRVNAARLQHHLDELARIGAPASGGVCRLAFSVADKQGRDYVEARMRSLGLAVRIDRIGNLLGVRRGADAGRLVLAGSHLDTVGTAGRFDGSVGVLGALEVIETLNDARVSTGPPIGVIAFANEEGARFAPDMMGSLVFRGDLRIEDARSRVDRDGMSVGEAIDLTGYAGPDNLDDVAVRAYLELHIEQGPILEHAHTTIGVVEAVQGLTWITFTLTGATAHAGATPIDMRRDAGYVAAAIVQYARTLSHDIEGQRATVGALSLAPNIVNVVPERARLTVDLRNPDADRLAMAEQRLQQFVADRAAAERVTVSYVTDVRVPPVQFDTAVVTHVQDAATALGYSSMRMVSGAGHDAQILSRKFPAAMIFVPSRGGISHNVDEFTSTSDLEAGANVLLHTVLALAV from the coding sequence ATGCCGGTGAGCCTGCGAGTCAATGCCGCCCGCCTGCAGCATCACCTCGACGAGTTGGCCCGGATTGGGGCGCCCGCCTCCGGTGGCGTCTGCCGGCTGGCCTTCAGCGTGGCGGACAAACAGGGACGGGACTATGTCGAAGCGCGCATGCGATCGCTCGGCCTCGCGGTGCGAATCGATCGGATTGGCAACCTCCTCGGCGTCCGGCGGGGCGCAGACGCCGGCCGACTGGTGCTGGCCGGTTCTCACCTCGACACGGTGGGGACCGCCGGCCGGTTCGACGGCAGTGTCGGCGTCCTCGGCGCGCTCGAGGTCATCGAAACCCTCAACGACGCCCGGGTTTCGACCGGGCCGCCGATTGGCGTCATCGCCTTCGCCAACGAAGAGGGTGCCCGCTTCGCGCCCGACATGATGGGCAGTCTGGTGTTCCGCGGCGATCTTCGGATCGAAGATGCGCGAAGCCGGGTCGACAGAGACGGCATGTCTGTGGGTGAGGCAATCGATCTGACCGGTTACGCGGGCCCCGACAATCTTGACGACGTCGCCGTGCGCGCCTACCTCGAGCTGCACATCGAGCAGGGGCCGATCCTCGAGCACGCGCACACGACGATTGGTGTCGTCGAAGCCGTGCAGGGTCTCACCTGGATCACCTTCACGCTCACGGGCGCCACGGCCCATGCGGGCGCAACTCCCATCGACATGCGGCGCGATGCCGGCTATGTGGCAGCCGCCATCGTCCAGTACGCGCGGACTCTGTCCCACGACATCGAGGGCCAGCGCGCCACCGTCGGAGCGCTTTCGCTCGCTCCGAACATCGTCAATGTTGTCCCGGAGCGTGCCCGCCTGACGGTTGATCTTCGGAATCCCGATGCCGATCGTCTCGCGATGGCCGAGCAGCGTCTGCAGCAGTTCGTGGCCGACCGGGCGGCGGCCGAACGCGTCACGGTGTCATACGTCACCGACGTCAGGGTGCCGCCCGTGCAGTTCGACACGGCAGTGGTGACGCACGTGCAGGATGCGGCCACGGCGCTGGGTTACTCGTCGATGCGCATGGTGAGCGGCGCCGGGCACGACGCCCAGATTCTCTCGCGGAAGTTCCCGGCCGCCATGATCTTCGTTCCGAGCCGCGGCGGGATCAGTCACAACGTTGACGAGTTCACATCGACCAGTGATCTGGAAGCCGGCGCAAACGTGCTGCTGCATACGGTGCTGGCGCTGGCGGTGTAG
- a CDS encoding M20/M25/M40 family metallo-hydrolase has translation MLFRSRPSRTIAAYGWALAAISLWSVAIRGADPATPGQGVFSRLVETPGVSGDETAVREVIAAALPKWARPRVDSIGNLIVTTGSGSPHVLLVTNIDEDGFIVSRVGDDGYLRLQRYTSGIQHRLFEQYHYSQPVVIRTDHGALVPGVVASTSQHLGGPQVLARSIRTIDDLWVDIGSSGQAETQPLGIQLLDTVSLRDRIQPLERGRTAGVVTQGRANAFALVELLARREKAPEIAGTLTVAWTTQGVYRGRGLARLAREIEPDRVVLLDRVTLSSDVSGRGAAGELGGGPLVRKGDAPAEAAAARAGVKIQMASLPAGSLPWPAAKVSAIALPVLFAQTPVEVVDARDVQSLVRLLEECAGLPATAATQSEAAPSVGTAPAGKKTGRAFGAPPLFSVLSALIETHGVSPNEVAVADVVRQWLPSWAKPVVDEKGNVSVSFGKGGASLVFVAHMDEVGYQISAVRDDGTATVRRRGGVMDAIYEARPVVVHTARGTVQAVMAPRANYAKAAEAFPAADDVFVYFGTDSKAETTALGIAAGDTLSVRKVFTKLAGQRATGRSMDDRVGDAALIEALWRIDPARVANRVTFAWVVGEEIGLVGSAFLAGNVPADYMFAVDTSPSSDSPVDSMRLAYLKLGAGAAVVRGIDSSSMAPRALVSGLTAFARARGIPTVLGANGGGTDAGSFVPVGVATAGLSWPGRYSHSSVEVVDARDVDALVRMLVAVAESFPGAAARR, from the coding sequence ATGCTGTTCAGAAGCAGACCGAGTCGGACAATCGCCGCATACGGGTGGGCCCTGGCCGCCATCAGCCTGTGGTCGGTGGCGATCCGCGGTGCTGATCCGGCCACGCCCGGACAGGGAGTATTCAGCCGGCTCGTCGAGACACCAGGCGTATCCGGTGATGAAACCGCGGTGCGTGAGGTGATTGCGGCGGCGCTCCCGAAATGGGCCAGGCCGCGCGTCGACTCGATCGGCAACCTGATCGTAACGACTGGAAGCGGCAGCCCGCACGTGCTGCTGGTCACCAACATCGATGAGGATGGCTTCATCGTGTCGCGCGTCGGCGACGATGGGTATCTGCGATTGCAGCGCTACACCTCTGGCATTCAGCATCGGCTGTTCGAGCAGTATCACTACAGCCAGCCCGTCGTCATCCGAACCGATCATGGCGCGCTGGTGCCGGGCGTCGTGGCATCGACATCACAGCATCTGGGTGGGCCGCAGGTGCTGGCGCGATCGATCCGGACGATCGACGACCTGTGGGTGGACATCGGATCATCGGGCCAGGCCGAGACACAGCCGCTGGGCATTCAGTTGCTGGACACGGTGTCGCTTCGCGACCGCATACAGCCGCTGGAGCGTGGCAGGACTGCCGGCGTCGTGACCCAGGGCCGCGCGAATGCCTTCGCACTGGTCGAACTGCTCGCGAGGCGGGAGAAGGCGCCGGAGATCGCCGGCACGTTGACCGTGGCCTGGACGACGCAGGGGGTCTATCGCGGGCGTGGCCTCGCGCGACTGGCGCGCGAGATTGAGCCCGATCGCGTCGTTCTGCTGGATCGGGTGACGCTGTCGTCGGATGTGAGCGGCCGAGGAGCGGCAGGCGAATTGGGCGGTGGTCCGCTCGTGCGGAAGGGCGACGCTCCCGCGGAGGCCGCCGCAGCCAGAGCCGGCGTGAAGATTCAGATGGCCTCGCTGCCCGCAGGGAGTCTGCCGTGGCCGGCCGCCAAGGTGTCGGCGATCGCGTTGCCGGTGCTCTTTGCGCAGACCCCGGTCGAGGTCGTGGACGCGCGCGACGTGCAGTCACTCGTGAGGCTCCTGGAGGAGTGCGCCGGGCTGCCTGCGACGGCGGCGACTCAGTCGGAGGCGGCTCCTTCGGTCGGCACCGCGCCGGCCGGGAAGAAGACCGGTCGCGCCTTCGGTGCGCCGCCGTTGTTCTCGGTGTTGTCGGCGCTCATCGAGACGCACGGAGTGTCTCCGAACGAAGTGGCGGTGGCCGACGTCGTGCGGCAGTGGCTGCCGTCATGGGCCAAGCCCGTGGTCGACGAGAAGGGCAATGTCTCGGTCTCGTTTGGCAAGGGCGGCGCCTCCCTGGTGTTTGTCGCGCACATGGACGAAGTGGGTTATCAGATCTCAGCCGTGCGCGACGACGGCACCGCGACGGTGAGACGCCGCGGCGGCGTGATGGATGCGATCTACGAAGCCAGGCCAGTGGTCGTGCACACCGCCCGGGGGACCGTGCAGGCGGTGATGGCGCCCCGCGCCAACTACGCGAAAGCCGCCGAGGCATTTCCGGCGGCAGACGACGTGTTCGTGTACTTCGGGACCGATTCAAAGGCCGAGACCACCGCACTGGGGATCGCCGCGGGCGACACGCTGTCGGTGAGAAAAGTCTTCACGAAACTGGCGGGCCAGCGAGCCACCGGCCGATCGATGGACGACCGGGTCGGCGACGCGGCGCTTATCGAAGCCCTGTGGCGGATTGATCCGGCTCGCGTGGCCAACCGCGTCACGTTTGCCTGGGTCGTGGGCGAGGAGATCGGGCTGGTCGGATCGGCGTTTCTGGCCGGGAACGTGCCCGCGGATTACATGTTTGCCGTCGATACGTCACCCTCGTCCGATTCTCCCGTCGATTCAATGCGGCTCGCGTATCTCAAGCTGGGGGCGGGAGCCGCTGTCGTTCGTGGAATCGACAGCAGTTCGATGGCCCCGAGGGCGCTCGTATCAGGCCTCACGGCGTTTGCACGTGCGCGGGGCATTCCGACGGTGCTCGGCGCGAACGGGGGGGGGACCGATGCCGGCAGTTTCGTGCCGGTCGGCGTCGCGACGGCGGGTCTCAGTTGGCCCGGGCGGTACTCGCACTCGTCCGTCGAGGTCGTCGATGCGCGTGACGTCGATGCGCTCGTGCGGATGCTTGTGGCGGTGGCGGAGTCGTTTCCAGGAGCGGCGGCCCGGCGGTAA
- a CDS encoding amidohydrolase family protein, whose translation MPVIDFHNHYYPPAYLDALRSGGTSVTVGVDKEGNPLLYYPGDYNIVVPGHRDIEYRERVLDEHGVDRQVVTLTTPGTHVETPERAAELARLVNDGFAQAVARPGGRFAALATLPLNDPRASARELERAMKKLGLPGAMLFSNVNGVALADHRFWPLYEVANDMGAVFFIHPNHPTSVEAMTEFWLMPLVGFLMDTTLAAAHLVFAGVPERFPRIKWVLGHLGGAIPYLAERLDRGFRAFRECREHITRPPSEYLKAFYFDTVNFNPDAQKMAIAFAGADHILAGSDYPHQIGSLSLMLESIRSLDIDDAARAGILGGNAAKLLGIGDR comes from the coding sequence ATGCCCGTGATCGATTTTCACAATCACTATTACCCTCCAGCCTACCTCGACGCATTGCGATCGGGTGGCACCAGCGTAACCGTCGGCGTCGACAAGGAGGGCAACCCGCTCCTGTACTACCCCGGCGACTACAACATCGTCGTGCCTGGACATCGCGATATCGAGTACCGCGAACGGGTCCTCGACGAGCACGGTGTCGATCGCCAGGTCGTCACGCTGACGACGCCCGGAACGCACGTGGAGACGCCCGAGCGGGCCGCCGAACTCGCCCGGCTCGTCAACGACGGATTCGCGCAGGCGGTCGCCAGGCCTGGCGGCCGGTTTGCCGCGCTCGCGACGCTGCCCCTCAACGATCCGCGCGCATCCGCCAGGGAACTGGAGCGGGCGATGAAGAAGCTGGGTCTGCCCGGGGCGATGCTGTTCAGTAATGTGAACGGTGTGGCGCTTGCCGACCATCGATTCTGGCCGCTCTACGAGGTCGCCAACGACATGGGCGCGGTCTTCTTCATCCACCCGAATCACCCGACGAGCGTCGAGGCGATGACGGAGTTCTGGTTGATGCCGCTGGTCGGGTTCCTCATGGATACGACGCTGGCCGCGGCGCACCTGGTGTTTGCCGGCGTGCCCGAGCGGTTCCCGCGGATCAAGTGGGTGCTTGGACATCTCGGCGGCGCCATCCCGTATCTGGCCGAGCGGCTTGATCGCGGATTCCGGGCGTTCCGCGAATGCCGCGAGCACATCACGCGGCCGCCAAGCGAGTACCTCAAGGCGTTCTACTTCGACACCGTGAACTTCAACCCCGACGCCCAGAAGATGGCCATTGCCTTCGCCGGGGCGGACCACATCCTGGCTGGCAGCGACTACCCGCATCAGATCGGCAGCCTGTCGCTGATGCTGGAGAGCATCCGCTCGCTCGACATCGATGATGCGGCCAGAGCCGGCATTCTCGGCGGCAACGCGGCGAAACTGCTCGGTATCGGGGACAGGTAG